The Holophagales bacterium genome has a window encoding:
- a CDS encoding NAD(P)H-binding protein, whose amino-acid sequence MENQDLTPFLVAGASGLVGGALVRRLLEDETGPGVVAVVRRPLGGAGGRLTEVVADFGRLEGVAVPPVRTALCALGTTIARAGSEVAFRAVDVEAVAAFARLARRAGATRFLLVSALGADPRSRVFYNRTKGEAEETVKSVGFDGVALFRPSLLVGERADSRPAERAAIVVSGLVSWAMAGPLARWKPVPSEVVAAAMVAVAGGVLAGVRIVENDEIHRLGA is encoded by the coding sequence ATGGAAAATCAAGACCTGACCCCATTCCTCGTCGCGGGCGCGAGCGGCCTCGTGGGGGGGGCGCTCGTAAGACGACTGCTCGAGGACGAGACGGGGCCGGGCGTGGTGGCTGTGGTGCGGCGGCCGCTCGGAGGCGCTGGAGGACGGCTCACGGAGGTCGTGGCGGATTTCGGCCGACTCGAGGGCGTCGCGGTGCCGCCCGTCCGGACGGCGCTCTGCGCCCTCGGGACCACGATCGCGCGAGCGGGCTCCGAGGTCGCGTTTCGCGCGGTCGACGTCGAGGCCGTGGCCGCCTTCGCGCGGCTGGCGCGCCGCGCCGGAGCGACCCGCTTCCTCCTCGTGAGCGCCCTCGGGGCCGACCCGCGGTCGAGAGTTTTCTACAACCGGACGAAGGGCGAGGCGGAGGAGACGGTGAAGTCGGTCGGCTTCGACGGGGTCGCCCTCTTCCGTCCGTCGCTGCTCGTGGGGGAGCGGGCGGACAGCCGGCCTGCCGAGCGGGCGGCGATCGTGGTCTCGGGCCTCGTCTCGTGGGCCATGGCTGGTCCGCTCGCGCGCTGGAAGCCGGTCCCGTCGGAGGTGGTCGCTGCCGCGATGGTCGCGGTGGCGGGCGGCGTGCTCGCCGGCGTGCGGATCGTGGAGAACGACGAGATACACCGGCTCGGGGCGTGA
- a CDS encoding YIP1 family protein: MSSDTPDIPPPPTPPLPPPPPPPYGAVPQVGLPWERRAELGFVNAFLETIKLFITNPADAWQRTKEKGDYAEPLIFAILVSWIGIAVSSVWSSLFGQAWTAFLPPEMKERLGGAMATNAGALLIQVGLAPILVLIGLFVGAAIYHASFLIVGATKDSTSGFEGTFRAVSYASVSNLANVIPFVGGLVAVVWNLILMVMGAVRMHRTTQGKAIAGVLIPFAVCCVCIVVVVAVVIGGLAAAFAGR, translated from the coding sequence ATGTCGAGCGACACCCCGGACATTCCTCCACCGCCGACGCCGCCCCTGCCGCCTCCGCCCCCGCCGCCGTACGGCGCCGTCCCGCAGGTGGGGCTCCCGTGGGAGCGGCGCGCCGAGCTGGGCTTCGTCAACGCGTTCCTCGAGACGATCAAGCTCTTCATCACGAACCCCGCGGACGCGTGGCAGCGGACGAAGGAGAAGGGCGACTACGCGGAGCCCCTCATTTTCGCCATCCTCGTATCGTGGATCGGCATCGCCGTCTCCAGCGTCTGGAGCAGTCTCTTCGGGCAGGCGTGGACGGCATTCCTCCCTCCGGAGATGAAGGAAAGGCTCGGCGGAGCGATGGCGACGAACGCCGGCGCGCTCCTGATCCAGGTCGGGCTCGCGCCGATCCTCGTCCTCATCGGGCTCTTCGTCGGCGCGGCGATCTACCACGCCAGCTTCCTGATCGTCGGCGCGACGAAGGACTCGACCTCCGGCTTCGAGGGAACGTTCCGCGCCGTCTCCTACGCGTCGGTGTCGAACCTCGCGAACGTCATTCCGTTCGTCGGCGGCCTCGTCGCGGTCGTCTGGAACCTGATCCTGATGGTGATGGGAGCCGTCCGGATGCACCGGACGACGCAGGGGAAGGCGATCGCGGGGGTCCTGATCCCGTTCGCCGTCTGCTGCGTCTGTATCGTCGTCGTCGTGGCGGTCGTCATCGGTGGTCTCGCGGCGGCGTTCGCGGGGCGATGA
- a CDS encoding DUF2752 domain-containing protein: MTEPGEAAAGDPRRPAAVQLGFLWGAAAASTAALALAAPGLVSRAASALPPCLAKVLTGVPCPGCGSGRATLALARLDLPAAFVWNPLFSLAALLFVAGGAVALAMALSGRGVPEPRTLPVTLRAALVLAVVANWAWLVFDGR; the protein is encoded by the coding sequence GTGACCGAGCCCGGCGAGGCGGCGGCCGGCGACCCGCGGCGGCCGGCCGCCGTCCAGCTCGGGTTCCTCTGGGGGGCGGCCGCGGCGAGCACGGCCGCCCTCGCCCTCGCAGCGCCGGGCCTCGTCTCGCGCGCGGCGTCGGCGCTCCCGCCCTGCCTGGCGAAGGTCCTCACGGGCGTCCCCTGCCCGGGGTGCGGAAGCGGACGGGCGACCCTCGCCCTCGCCCGGCTCGACCTGCCCGCCGCGTTCGTCTGGAACCCGCTCTTCTCCCTGGCGGCGCTGCTGTTCGTGGCCGGCGGTGCCGTGGCGCTCGCGATGGCTCTCTCCGGGCGCGGCGTGCCCGAGCCACGGACGCTCCCCGTCACGCTTCGGGCCGCGCTGGTTCTCGCGGTCGTCGCGAACTGGGCCTGGCTGGTCTTCGACGGGCGATGA